The sequence CAATGCCTGCGCTCTGCCATTCCACAGCGCGCCCAATACCGCGTCTTTGCGCTCCAGCAACTGCGCGGAGACCGCACCGGTGTCCCACCACTTTGAAACATTGGGCTTAATTTTATTTAAGGAGGCGAAAGCACGGTCGATATCCATAGGGTAAAGCTGCGATTTATCCACACCGTCGGCCAGCAGGGCAAATTCCAGCTCCACAGAACCGGAACGCATATCCGCTAACGTCCGCGGGCCGGGGAAGCGTTTCACATCCCAGAACTCCGCCCAGCTTTTAGGGTGAGACCCAGCGCTGAAAACATCGGTGTTGTAGGCGATGACGGTGGCGAATAACAGATTGCCAATCATATTCGGATGACGAAGCTCCGGCAAAATATCATCCGGATTGCAGAATTTCATCGCCGAATAATCAATGGGGGCTAATGCTCCGGCTTTGTCCAGGTTAAACTGAATAATATCGCCTAAATCCAAAACATCAATGCTGACTCGCCCGGCTTTTACCATGGCCAATATTTGTGATGCGGTCGAGGGTATGATTTTAACCTGAATACCGGTTGTTGCAGTAAAAGGCTTATAAATCGCAGTCTCCATCGCCTCCTGATAAGCGCCGCCCAGCCCCCGAACGATCACTTCCCGGCTGCCTTTGGCAAACACCGAAGGCACAGAGAAAGCGCCAAGCGCCACCCCGGCGCTGATAATAGAACTTTGTTTTATTAAACGACGACGTGCGGTATCTATACGGTCTACCATTGAGTTCTGAATGGCAGACGGCCTCTCTCCTTTTGTATTACTCATACTCATTTTCCTTTGCAATTAGATAACGAAAACAGCTCCTCTCTGGCATCAATGATATATTAAAAGTAGATACTATTTTTTATTTAATGCTTTATTTATAAGTGTTTCCCTGGTGTTGTCATTTTTCCAATGACCAAGTAATTCCCAAGCTTTATCTGATTCCTGTAGTTTTTCTCTTACGTCTTCCGTATTCCGCACCACCATTTGCGACATTAACCAGTCAGCCATAATCAGCGTACCAATCTGTGACCACCAAGCGACCTGCGATGTACCACGTGCAACATACATCGCTTCATCAGATTCAACTGCCAGAGGTGATGAGGCCCGGTCGGTCAACGCAACAACATAGGCGCCACGGAGACGGGCCAGATGCATCAGTTCAACGGTATAAGGAAGGTAACGTTCATAACCGATGCCGATAAAAACATCCTCATCGCTAACATTCCTGATCCGATCGGCTACATCCCCCGCCCCAACATTAAATACTTCCGCATTTTTCAGCACGTTAAGCTGCATTGCCAAATAGACCGCCATTGCATGCGTCGTACCGTGCGCCGTAACCCAGATCCGCCTGGCAGAAGCCAACTTGTCGGCAATACGAGCGACGGTTTCTGGCGGATTTAGCGCCGCAGTTTGGCTGATTAACAAACCGCCATTCGCAAACACCTGCTCTTTTAACTCAGCCTCGCCGGATGACATCGGAGCCCGCTGAAATACACCACTCAAGCCGCTATTTTCAATCAGCGCCTCGCCCAGATCTTCACGCAGGTGCGCATAACCGCGATACCCCAACGCCCGGGAAAATCTTACCACCGCGGCGTCACTGACATTAATGGCGCCCGCCAACTGTCTGGCCGTCATAAAGGCTACTCGTTCCTTGTTTCTTTCGATATAACGAGCAATAAGCTGTTGTGCCGGAGTAAGACTTGAAAAACGTTCGCTAACCAATGCTGAGAAATTCATAAACCATCCTGAATGATTCAGTTACTACAGTAAAATGCAAACATGTTGTATTTGCAACAATAAAATTAACCTTTTTGAGATAAAAACAAAAAACAATTTAAAATCAAAAAGATAACATCAAAGCAGAATTCACTGACAAAACAATAAATGACTAGCGTGACTATATACAGGTATATTAATAGCTCCATTAGTATAAAATCCGTCGCGTTGCTAATATATAAATCAACAATATATTTCCTTATTAACTATTCATTCCGCTATCTGATAACGGCAGAGAACAAAGATAGCATCTCTCATATAGCGTAGATGAATAACGCCGACCGACGATAAAAATTTACGGAGGTCGTCCTGCCCTCCGCCCTGACGGGCCGCCGCCAGCGGCGTTAAAAAACGCTCCGGGCGTTTTTTCTCCCGGAGGTTTGTGTCGTCGGTTGACAGTTATATAGCCGATCGGGCGTTATACCCGACAGATAGGCGGGAAAGTGGATTTACACTATGTCGGCAGCACAATATGACTGTCCGCCAGCTGTCCCATATTGTTATGCATCGCGCAGGCCGCATCGATCAGATGCATGGCGATCGCCGCGCCGCTGCCTTCGCCGAGCCGCATGCCCAATTGCAGATAGGGTTCCAGTTGCAGATGGCGCAGCGCGATTAGCGCGCCTTTTTCCGCGGAGAGATGGGAAGGGATCAGATAGTCACGCGCCCGCGGGGCGATACGGCAGGCGGCCAGCGCCGAGGCATAGGAAAGGAAGCCGTCCAGCACCACCGGCAGCCCGGACGCCGCCGCGCCCAGCATGACGCCCGCCATGCCCACCAGATCGAAACCGCCGATTTTTGCCAGCACGTCAATGCCGTCATGGGCATTGGGCTGGTTAAAGGTAATGGCGTCACGCACCACGGCCACTTTATGATGCAGCCGGTGGTCGGGGAAATTGGCGCCGATGCCGACCACCCGTTGCGGATCGCTATCGGTCAATACGCTGATTATCGCCGCCGCCGGCGTGGTGTTCGCCATCCCCAGCTCGCCGACGCCAAACACCCGTACGCCCTCGGCCGCCTGCCGCATGGTCAGCCGGGCGCAGTCGAGCAGCAAAGCTTCCGCCTGCGCTCGCGTCATCGCCGCGCCGCGGCGAATATTGCCGCTGCCGCGCTGTACCTTCATATTCACCACGCCGGGGATGGGATCGCCGTCAATGCCGACATCCACCACCTTGACTTCCGCTCCGGCGTTCGCCGCCAGCACGCACACGCCGGTAATGCCCTTGACCATATTGGCCGCCTGAATCGCCGTCACCGCGCGCGGCGAAATCGCCACCCCTTCGTGATAAACGCCGTGATCGGCGGCCATCACCATAATCTGTTTGCGGGCGACCTGATGCCCGGACAACCCGCGCATACCGGCGAGCTGGATAGCCAGTTGCTCCAGCCGGCCGAGGCTGCCCAAAGGCTTCAATAGGCCGTCAATCCTGACCGCCGCGCGGTTTATGGCGTCGCCGTCCAGCGGCGTAATTGCCTTAACCAGCTGTGAAAGAGGGTGTCGCGGGGAGAGTTGCATACTATTTTCTCGTTATTCAGCCTGCCATCGGCAACGATGATTAAATGCCCGCAGCGTGACAAAGCCATCCTGCACTTCCAACACGCTGTAGGCGCCTTGTTCAAAGGGAAAATGCCACATCGCGGCGGGAGGCATATTCAGCCACGTTGCCAGCAGCAGGCTGAGTACCCCCTGATGCGCGACGATCAGTTGGTTATCCCCGGTTTTCTGCGTCAGCAATGTCTGCGCCACATGTTCCACCCGTTTTGCAAACGCCGGGAAAGACTCGCCGCCGGTGGGGCGCGCCTGCTGCCAGTCCGCCACCCAGGCCGCCCAGCCGTCCGTATCCTCATGCTGCAAGTCGCGATGATGACGCATTTCCCAGTCGCCGAAATGCATCTCGTTCAACGCGGCATCAGCCGCGGCCGCGATCTCCCGCGCCGCCAGCACAATGGCGGCGGTATGCTTCGCCCGCAGCAACGCGCTGCTGACCGCGGATGAAAAAACAACTTCGTCCAGCCAGGCGGATACCCGCCGCGCCTGCTCCACGCCGCTCTCCGTCAGCGCGATATCCGTTGCGCCGCAAAATACCCCGCTGAGGTTCGCCTCGGTCTGACCGTGTCTGACCAGAAATAGCCGCATCTTTTCTCCCAATGTTTCGTCGGTCGCCGGTTTGCCCGCGATGACGGATGTTCCGCGGTCAAAGCAGGGCCAGTAAAAACGCCAGCTCGCCAAGCTCCGCCGCCGCGCCCAGCGTGTCGCCGGTTTGCCCGCCCAGACGCCGGCGCAGGTAGAAGCCTAACAGCCAGACAAGAACCAGGGTGGCGCCGAACGCCGCCAGCGCCTGAATATGGCCCAACAGCCCCACCAGCAATGCGCCGCCCAGCAGCGTCGCCAGCGCTTGGCCGCCGCTCACCCGGCCGATATACAGATTCCCCAGCCCCTGCCCTTCCCGGGCGTAGCGCTGACGGTACATCAGCAGCACAATGGCGCTGCGTCCGGCCACCGAGGCCGCCGTCAGCAGCGCCAGCATCGAGGCGCCGCGCAGCGCCAGTTCGCTGACCACCAGTACTTTGGCCACCACGATAAAAATCAGCGCCAGCCCACCGTTGGTGCCGAGCCGACTGTCGCGCATAATTTCCAGCATTTTTTCGCGCGTGCGGGCGGAGAACACCCCGTCGCAGGTATCCGCCAGACCGTCGAGATGGAAGCCGCCGGTAATCAGCGCCAGCGCCAGCACATAGCCCAGCGCGGCCAGCGGCACCCCGATCCACGGCGCCAGCGCCATAAATACCGCGCCGGCGAGGCCGCCGACGATAAGGCCGATAACGGGAAAACCGACGATGCCCCGCACGTATTGCCGCATATCCAGCCCCTGGGTCCAGCGTTCAGGCACCGGAATCCGGGTCATAAATTGCAGCGTGGCAAGAAATAGACGCAGACTCATTTGATTTTTACCTCAATCCCCGACACCACCAGATAGACCTCTTCGGCGGCGGCGGCCAGGCGCTGATTAACCCGCCCGGCGATATCGCGGAAATGCCGCGCCAGCCGGTTTTCCGGCACAATGCCCATGCCCAGCTCGTTGGTGACCAGGTAGATCGGCGCGGCGCTGTGCGTACAGGCCGCAATCAACGCCTCTATCTGCTGCTGGATCGCCGCCTCAATCGCCGGGAAATCCATCCGTTCGGGCGGCGTGTCGCCCGCCAGCTCAAACAATAGGTTGGTTATCATGGTGGTGACGCACTCCAGGATCACCGCTTCGTCGGGAGCGGCCTGCTGCGCTATCACCCGGTCGAGATCGCGATAGCCTTCCCAGGTGCGCCAGTGGGCCGGACGACTGGCCCGGTGTAGCCGCACGCGCTCGGCCATTTCGTTATCGGTCACCAGCGAGGTGGCGATATACAGTACCTTGTCGCGCCGCCGCGCCGCCAGCTTTTCCGCCAGGGCGCTTTTGCCGCTGCGGGCGCCGCCGGTAATCAAGATCACATGCTGCTCCTGTTCAGGATATTCTGCTGATAGTGAGGCTGCTGGCAAAGAACCTGCGTTGCCATTAATTACCCCGTTACTTTATTCGTACCCCGTATAATGGGGTGTTAGCCAGCCAGACCCGGCATGATTACTACCCCCAGTCGTCCATGATCCGGGAGGTGATGTCACCGGGTCTGGTGGGGCGCTGGCGACCGCTAATAGGGGCCAGGTCAGGCATAGTTGTCGGGACCGTCTGTAACGTGGATGCCGGAACCTGCTCCCCGTGGTTACTGGTTAACCCGTATAAAAAAACAGGGAGACAAAATGACCGAATCCAGCGATTACGAATCAGTCCAAGTCTTTATTGGCGTTGATGTCGGTAAAGACACACATCACGCCGTTGCCGTCGCTCGTTCTGAAGGCGTCCTTGTCGGATACCTTCCCGGTCTGGCAATGCGCCGCATCGCCGATTTACACGCCGGTGAAGCCAAAACCGATGCTCGGGATGCGGCCATCATTGCCGACGCAGCACGTACCTTGCCTCATGCGCTTCGTTCACTGAAGCTCGCTGATGAGCAGATCGCCGAACTCTCCATGCTCTGCGGCTTTGACGATGACCTTGCAGCCCAGACAACTCAGGCCAGTAACCGTATCCGGGGCCTTCTGACCCAGATACATCCCGCACTGGAACGCATTCTCGGGCCACGACTCGATCATCCTGCGATACTCGACCTTATCCAGCGATATCCCTCACCAGAGAAACTTGCTTCGCTGAGTGAGAGGAAGCTGGCGACCCAGCTCTGCAAGTTGGCTCCCCGGCTGGGGAAACGCCTTGCCGCCGAGATAACTCAGGCGCTTACAGAGCAGACCGTCATCGTTCCCGGCACTAACGCCGCTATCGTTGTTCTGCCGCGCCTTGCCCGTCAGCTCATCACTCTGCGCCAGCAAAGAGACGAGGTTGCGCTTGAGGTGGAACAACGGGTCCTCGCACACCCTCTTTACCCGGTCCTGACCAGCATGCCTGGAGTCGGTGTCAGGACCGCAGCCAGACTCCTTAGAAGAGAAGTCGCTTGTCGCGCCTTCGCCTCTGCTGCTCATCTCGCGGCTTATGCCGGGCTTGCGCCGGTAACCCGGCGTTCAGGCTCATCCATACGCGGTGAACATCCATCCCGACGAGGTAATAAAACCCTCAAACGGGCTCTGTTCCTGTCAGCCTTCGCTGCGCTGAGAGATCCCATATCCCGGGCTTACTACACGCGCAAAATGAGCCAGGGGAAACGACACAATCAGGCACTTATCGCCCTGGCAAGACGACGCTGTGACGTCCTGTTCGCCATGATGCGTGACGGGACTTTTTATACCCCGCAGGCGTCATAACATGCTTGACAACTTAATAGGGGCACCTCCCGGCCTCCCTCTTCTCAGGGGGAGGAGCAAAGCTATAAACCCACCCTTGTCAGGGGGGAGGAGCTTACTTGCTCCCTCCCCTGCGACTGTCTCTTAGTCACATATTTACTGTTAACGGTATATGTGAGTTCAGCGCTATTTCGTGCGCTAGAAGGCCGTCATTTCTCTGCTATGTCGCAGCACGCGCCCGACGCAGGGTGGTTCAAGCGCCACCACCCTCCGGACCCGGGCTAGTGGCTGAAATCACGTCGCTGACGCGATGCCTTCGGCGGTCGCCCCCTGTCCCGAACCGCCAGTGACGGAATACTCGTCTCATCCCTGAGACTCGCCCTACCGGGCCAGCGCAAGCGCTGTTCAAAAACGCTCCCGGCGTTTTTGTCCGACGCGGCACTGGCTTGCGCCGCTTCCCTGCGGCGCATTCGCGGGGGCGTCCACCTCAGCGTGATTTCTTACGCCGACGAAAAGCAAAAAACAAAGAACCAAGAATGACCCCAAGACCAGAATACACATGGCCTCTAGAGGTTCCTTGGATTTGTGTATAAGAGACAGCCCCTGCGAAGGGGAGGGTTGGGGTGGGGTCACGCCCATACGCTTAAAAGCCGACAACGCCATCAACCATCGGCATTGTGTTTGCCATATCCCGCCATAAACCCGTATATCGCTTCAATATCAATATGTTCCCGCATAGCGGCCGCCAGAATATCGAACTGCTGCCGTTTGTGGCGGGCGTAATCGAAGGCTTCGCCCGCAAACGGCGCGACGCCTTTGCGTCTGCGCAGCGCGTTCAGCAGCGCG comes from Brenneria nigrifluens DSM 30175 = ATCC 13028 and encodes:
- a CDS encoding ABC transporter substrate-binding protein, translated to MSNTKGERPSAIQNSMVDRIDTARRRLIKQSSIISAGVALGAFSVPSVFAKGSREVIVRGLGGAYQEAMETAIYKPFTATTGIQVKIIPSTASQILAMVKAGRVSIDVLDLGDIIQFNLDKAGALAPIDYSAMKFCNPDDILPELRHPNMIGNLLFATVIAYNTDVFSAGSHPKSWAEFWDVKRFPGPRTLADMRSGSVELEFALLADGVDKSQLYPMDIDRAFASLNKIKPNVSKWWDTGAVSAQLLERKDAVLGALWNGRAQALIDQGAPLAIEWNQAKQQVQYWSVVKGAPNPENAQLLIDFALQPEVQAKLTQYIAYGPTNKKAFDFVRPEDRAKLPSNPAYFANTFVQDAQWWSDNLERVGRVWQPWILGQA
- a CDS encoding MurR/RpiR family transcriptional regulator, whose product is MNFSALVSERFSSLTPAQQLIARYIERNKERVAFMTARQLAGAINVSDAAVVRFSRALGYRGYAHLREDLGEALIENSGLSGVFQRAPMSSGEAELKEQVFANGGLLISQTAALNPPETVARIADKLASARRIWVTAHGTTHAMAVYLAMQLNVLKNAEVFNVGAGDVADRIRNVSDEDVFIGIGYERYLPYTVELMHLARLRGAYVVALTDRASSPLAVESDEAMYVARGTSQVAWWSQIGTLIMADWLMSQMVVRNTEDVREKLQESDKAWELLGHWKNDNTRETLINKALNKK
- the cobT gene encoding nicotinate-nucleotide--dimethylbenzimidazole phosphoribosyltransferase, with translation MQLSPRHPLSQLVKAITPLDGDAINRAAVRIDGLLKPLGSLGRLEQLAIQLAGMRGLSGHQVARKQIMVMAADHGVYHEGVAISPRAVTAIQAANMVKGITGVCVLAANAGAEVKVVDVGIDGDPIPGVVNMKVQRGSGNIRRGAAMTRAQAEALLLDCARLTMRQAAEGVRVFGVGELGMANTTPAAAIISVLTDSDPQRVVGIGANFPDHRLHHKVAVVRDAITFNQPNAHDGIDVLAKIGGFDLVGMAGVMLGAAASGLPVVLDGFLSYASALAACRIAPRARDYLIPSHLSAEKGALIALRHLQLEPYLQLGMRLGEGSGAAIAMHLIDAACAMHNNMGQLADSHIVLPT
- a CDS encoding adenosylcobalamin/alpha-ribazole phosphatase; the encoded protein is MRLFLVRHGQTEANLSGVFCGATDIALTESGVEQARRVSAWLDEVVFSSAVSSALLRAKHTAAIVLAAREIAAAADAALNEMHFGDWEMRHHRDLQHEDTDGWAAWVADWQQARPTGGESFPAFAKRVEHVAQTLLTQKTGDNQLIVAHQGVLSLLLATWLNMPPAAMWHFPFEQGAYSVLEVQDGFVTLRAFNHRCRWQAE
- the cobS gene encoding adenosylcobinamide-GDP ribazoletransferase, encoding MSLRLFLATLQFMTRIPVPERWTQGLDMRQYVRGIVGFPVIGLIVGGLAGAVFMALAPWIGVPLAALGYVLALALITGGFHLDGLADTCDGVFSARTREKMLEIMRDSRLGTNGGLALIFIVVAKVLVVSELALRGASMLALLTAASVAGRSAIVLLMYRQRYAREGQGLGNLYIGRVSGGQALATLLGGALLVGLLGHIQALAAFGATLVLVWLLGFYLRRRLGGQTGDTLGAAAELGELAFLLALL
- the cobU gene encoding bifunctional adenosylcobinamide kinase/adenosylcobinamide-phosphate guanylyltransferase — protein: MILITGGARSGKSALAEKLAARRRDKVLYIATSLVTDNEMAERVRLHRASRPAHWRTWEGYRDLDRVIAQQAAPDEAVILECVTTMITNLLFELAGDTPPERMDFPAIEAAIQQQIEALIAACTHSAAPIYLVTNELGMGIVPENRLARHFRDIAGRVNQRLAAAAEEVYLVVSGIEVKIK
- a CDS encoding IS110 family transposase produces the protein MTESSDYESVQVFIGVDVGKDTHHAVAVARSEGVLVGYLPGLAMRRIADLHAGEAKTDARDAAIIADAARTLPHALRSLKLADEQIAELSMLCGFDDDLAAQTTQASNRIRGLLTQIHPALERILGPRLDHPAILDLIQRYPSPEKLASLSERKLATQLCKLAPRLGKRLAAEITQALTEQTVIVPGTNAAIVVLPRLARQLITLRQQRDEVALEVEQRVLAHPLYPVLTSMPGVGVRTAARLLRREVACRAFASAAHLAAYAGLAPVTRRSGSSIRGEHPSRRGNKTLKRALFLSAFAALRDPISRAYYTRKMSQGKRHNQALIALARRRCDVLFAMMRDGTFYTPQAS